A genomic stretch from Flavobacterium lindanitolerans includes:
- a CDS encoding outer membrane beta-barrel family protein — protein MKKIVFIAILLSFTALYSQEIQKTITVSGKVIEKKTAVALEFATVTFTSSPGGESVAGSITDDKGNFSLKIVPGKYHIKAEFIGLESSIIENIDLQADQVLPTFLLDEIPTQLETVEIQTEKTTIEHKLDKKVFNVGSDLVSKGGNATDILNNVPSVSVNYNGTVSLRGNTGVRILINGKPSVLTANNGLEQIPAENIEKIEVITNPSSKYDSEGTAGIINIVLKKNKSKGFGSSVQVTTGIPDNHALGYNVNYKNKKINIFSDLRYRYIYFPGNESTSRTIYDGNAIDSYLDGTVDRERTNRTFTAYMGGDYYFNDKNMITLSYFYRNNTSRRTVDYAFNYLDENRNPERNVNAKEAYREPQTANQIELNYIKTFAKEGQKFTINLQYDFWNDDENESIAEQEFFPVALPVRALKSRNIESSKDFLFQSDYSLPINEKSKIEFGLKGEIRRINSDYQAYDNNVAIDSLNNLLHYDERIIGAYVQYGSSIKKFSYLLGLRIEDSKTGSNDRINLFNIDKKYTDFFPTAHFTYEINDVFNVQLSYSRRISRPGFWQLNPFGGIADRRNIRIGNPDLDPVYTNSYELETLIKWGKVTINPSIYHQYSKNIFEDIRFTNSDGFLVEQAINSGTESRIGAEISFTYSPLKWLTLTGEANYYTFEQKGMFHVSDKNFLSKQSTRIKFSTWNFQTNLNYLGATSSGQYSSKSQYWFDLGMGKDIWNERATITLKADNIFDSRISKGSARGDDYALNYSYRSPGPRVYATFTYRLNRKKSDRERLPD, from the coding sequence ATGAAAAAAATAGTATTCATAGCAATCCTGCTTTCTTTTACGGCCCTCTATTCTCAGGAGATACAAAAAACCATAACTGTTAGCGGAAAAGTAATTGAGAAAAAGACCGCTGTCGCACTGGAATTTGCAACGGTTACTTTTACAAGTAGTCCGGGCGGTGAATCGGTTGCAGGGTCAATAACAGATGACAAGGGAAATTTCAGTCTTAAAATAGTACCCGGAAAATACCATATTAAAGCGGAGTTTATTGGTTTGGAAAGCAGTATCATAGAAAACATTGACCTGCAAGCCGATCAGGTATTGCCAACATTTTTGCTGGACGAGATTCCAACTCAATTGGAGACCGTAGAAATCCAGACCGAAAAAACAACCATAGAACATAAACTGGACAAAAAGGTGTTTAATGTGGGCAGCGATTTGGTTTCAAAAGGAGGCAATGCAACCGACATTTTAAACAATGTACCATCAGTAAGTGTTAACTATAATGGTACTGTTAGTTTACGAGGCAATACCGGTGTCCGAATCCTTATTAATGGGAAACCTTCCGTTTTGACTGCCAATAACGGATTGGAACAAATTCCGGCAGAGAATATCGAAAAAATAGAAGTCATCACCAATCCATCCTCCAAATATGACTCTGAAGGAACAGCCGGAATTATCAATATCGTATTAAAGAAAAACAAAAGCAAAGGATTTGGAAGTTCCGTTCAGGTTACGACAGGAATTCCTGACAATCATGCCTTAGGTTACAACGTAAATTATAAAAACAAAAAAATCAATATTTTTTCAGATTTGAGATACCGATACATCTACTTTCCGGGCAACGAATCTACCTCAAGAACCATTTATGACGGTAATGCTATTGATTCGTATTTGGACGGAACTGTGGACAGGGAAAGAACAAACAGAACATTTACGGCTTACATGGGTGGTGATTATTATTTCAACGACAAAAACATGATTACGCTGAGCTATTTTTACAGAAACAACACCAGCAGAAGAACCGTTGACTATGCTTTTAATTATTTGGACGAAAACCGTAATCCCGAACGGAATGTCAATGCTAAAGAAGCTTACAGAGAACCGCAAACTGCCAATCAGATTGAATTGAACTACATCAAAACATTTGCTAAAGAAGGTCAAAAGTTCACAATCAACCTGCAATATGATTTTTGGAATGATGACGAAAACGAATCGATTGCCGAGCAGGAATTTTTTCCGGTTGCCTTGCCGGTGAGGGCGTTAAAAAGCAGAAACATTGAAAGCAGCAAAGACTTTCTGTTTCAATCGGATTACAGCTTACCGATTAACGAAAAGTCTAAAATCGAATTTGGATTAAAAGGTGAAATCAGACGAATCAACAGCGATTATCAGGCCTACGACAATAATGTTGCTATTGACAGCCTAAACAACTTATTGCATTATGATGAAAGAATCATCGGGGCCTATGTGCAATACGGAAGCAGCATCAAAAAGTTCAGCTATTTATTAGGACTTAGAATTGAAGATTCAAAAACAGGAAGCAACGACAGAATCAATTTGTTCAACATTGATAAAAAATATACCGATTTCTTCCCGACAGCCCACTTTACCTATGAAATCAATGATGTTTTCAATGTTCAGCTAAGTTATAGCCGCCGCATCAGCCGTCCCGGTTTTTGGCAACTCAATCCGTTTGGCGGAATTGCAGATCGAAGAAACATCCGAATCGGAAATCCTGATTTAGATCCGGTATATACCAATTCGTATGAACTCGAAACTTTAATTAAATGGGGAAAAGTAACCATCAATCCTAGTATATACCATCAATATTCAAAGAACATTTTTGAAGATATCCGCTTTACAAATTCTGATGGCTTTTTAGTAGAACAGGCTATAAATTCCGGAACAGAAAGCAGAATTGGAGCCGAAATCAGTTTTACTTATTCTCCTTTAAAATGGCTGACACTTACCGGAGAGGCAAACTATTATACTTTTGAACAAAAAGGAATGTTTCATGTTTCGGATAAAAATTTTCTATCCAAACAAAGCACGCGCATCAAATTTTCAACCTGGAATTTCCAGACCAACCTGAATTATCTTGGAGCTACAAGCAGCGGCCAATACAGTTCGAAATCGCAATATTGGTTTGATTTGGGAATGGGAAAAGATATCTGGAATGAAAGAGCTACCATAACCTTAAAAGCAGATAATATTTTCGACTCCCGGATTTCAAAAGGTTCTGCCAGAGGAGATGATTATGCCCTTAATTATAGTTACAGAAGTCCCGGCCCAAGAGTATATGCCACATTTACGTATCGATTGAACAGAAAAAAGAGCGATAGAGAACGTTTGCCTGACTAG